The following nucleotide sequence is from Nitrosopumilus adriaticus.
TGGTTTTGGTGTATATTATTGGTTCATTTTACCTGCTCCACAGAACTTTCCGCTAACTGCAATGGTGATGTTTGCACTTGCTATTGCACTTATTTATCAAGGCAGACGTGCAAAAATATCTCCTGATAAAAGTCCATATTGATTTTAAAAACGTCCAAAAATCCGTTTGAAAATATTTGGTTTATTTGGACCTCCGTCCCGAATTACTTTTTTCTCCCCAAATCTCCTTGCTCTAATCTGACTAAGTTTTACACATCTATGTTCTTCAGGAAGTCTATGTTCTGAACAAAAAGGATCCTTGCAATAATTACATTGAAAAGGTAAATCTGTCAAATCACCACAATATGCGCAATTTTCAGATTTCATAAATTAATTAGATCTTTTCTTTTAATAAAGGTGCTATAACTTTGCATTTAATTTACAATTTTATAACGTCTAAACATTTTTACCATGATAATCTGTTTAAGAGATTTAGATGATTAAAGATAAAGTTGCTATAATTACCGGAGCAAGTAGTGGTATTGGTTTTGCTACTGCATTAACTCTATCAAAAGCAGGTGCTAAAGTTGCTATAGGAGCTAGAAGAATTGACAGATTAGAAGAACTTGCAAAAAAAATTTCTGCCAATGGTGGAGAAGTATTTTTCCAAAAATTAGATGTAACTCAAAAAACTGAATGTGAAAATTTTGCTAATGCCGTTTTAGACAAATGGGGGTCTATTGATATTCTTGTGAATAATGCAGGTTTGATGCCCTTGAGCTTTTTCAAAAGTCTGAAGGTTGATGAATGGGATAGAATGATTGATGTAAATATCAAAGGGGTGTTATATTCAACTGCCGCAGTAATTTCTCACATGAAAGACAAAAAATCAGGTCACATTGTAAATCTCTCTTCTGTAGCTGGAAGAATTGTTTTTCCAGCAGGAAGTGTTTACTGTGCAACAAAACACGCTGTTGCTGCATTTACTGAGGGCTTAAGACAAGAATTTAGTATACGATCTAAAATTAGAGTTACTAGTATAGAGCCTGGGGTTGTTGCAACAGAACTCAATGATACAATAACTGATGAATCATTGAAAGGGTTTGTTGAAAATACAAAGAAGATGGAAGCATTACAAGCAGAAGACATTGCAAATGCAATTTTGTATGCAGTTGAATCTCCACCGCATGTAAACGTAAATGAAATTTTGATAAGACCTACAACACAAGAACGTTAAGTTGACTGATATCCCACATGTTGTCATTTTAGGGGGAGGTTTTGGTGGACTATCTGCTGCAAATGAATTAAGAAATTCTCTATCTTCATCTCAAGTAAAAATTACCGTAATCGATAAAAAAGATTGGTTTATGGTAGGATTTGCAAAATTATGGATTATTAATGGAACACGAACTTTTGAAAATTCTATTGGATCATTAAAAGAATTATCAAAAAAAGAAATTAATTTCATTAAAGATGAAATTGTAAAAATCGATCTAGAAAATAAAAATGTAAAAACTATTTCTCAAAATATACAATATGATTATCTAATAATTTCTATGGGTGCTGTATTGGCTCCAGAAAAAATTCCCGGATTAGTTGAAAATGGATTAAATCTATATGATCATAATGATCTATCAGAAATTCACGACAAACTACAAAATATAGAATCTGGAATTATCGCAATTTCAATAATGGGAATGCCTTACAAATGTCCACCTGCTCCCTTTGAGGCTAGTTTACTAATAGATTCTATGCTTAGAAAACGTGGAATACGTGATTCTGTAGAAATTAATTTTTACAGTCCTGCCCCTATAACTTTGCCTGCAGCAGGTGCTGAAGTAAGCAAACAAATTCTTGAACTTGTAAATTCTGAAAATATTATTTTTCATAATTCAAGCAAAATCAAATCTGTGGAATCAAAAAAACTAATTTTTGAAAATGGTCAAGCTGATTTCGATTTACTTTTAGCTATTCCTCCACACACAGCTCCAAAAATTATTTATGATTCTGGATTAGCAAAAGAACCTGGATTTATTCCGATAGATAGAGATTGTAAAACATCTTTCGAAAATGTTTTTGCAATTGGTGATGTCACCAGCTTAACTGTTGCAGAAACAATGGCAGTACCAAAAGCAGGAGTATTTGCAGAGGGTGAAGGCATTACAGTTGCAAAAAATATCATATCAAAAATTCAATCAAAAGAAGAATCTGTACTTTTTGATGGAAAAGGTGGTTGTTTTATTGAATCTGGTAGAAATACTGCTTCGGTTATTGAGGTGGATATGTTTTCAAAACCAAAACCATCAACAAATCTTACAGAATCAACCACAGAAAATCTTTCCAAGAAAGTAGAATTTGAAAAAGAAAGATTAGAAAAATGGTTATAGATTATCTTTATCATCTTTAGTTTTAGAGAGATGCTCTAAGATAGCTTTAACTTCAACACCTAAATCTTGAGTATTATTAGATAGATTCAGTTTTTCTGGAATATTATTTTTAAAATCTTCATCTTGTGATTCGATGCTTCTTTTTTGAATACAATCTAGATGATCTTGATCAGTTGCTGAAATTTTGTGACAAATATTACAAATCTTCATCTATTTCCTTATTCAATACGACGATTTAATAATTTCATTTTGTGCCTCTGAGACAAGGGATTGTAGTCTAGCTTGGTATGATACTAGTCTGGGGGACTAGTGGTCGCAGGTTCAAATCCTGC
It contains:
- a CDS encoding AN1-type zinc finger domain-containing protein, with the protein product MKSENCAYCGDLTDLPFQCNYCKDPFCSEHRLPEEHRCVKLSQIRARRFGEKKVIRDGGPNKPNIFKRIFGRF
- a CDS encoding SDR family oxidoreductase codes for the protein MIKDKVAIITGASSGIGFATALTLSKAGAKVAIGARRIDRLEELAKKISANGGEVFFQKLDVTQKTECENFANAVLDKWGSIDILVNNAGLMPLSFFKSLKVDEWDRMIDVNIKGVLYSTAAVISHMKDKKSGHIVNLSSVAGRIVFPAGSVYCATKHAVAAFTEGLRQEFSIRSKIRVTSIEPGVVATELNDTITDESLKGFVENTKKMEALQAEDIANAILYAVESPPHVNVNEILIRPTTQER
- a CDS encoding NAD(P)/FAD-dependent oxidoreductase, coding for MTDIPHVVILGGGFGGLSAANELRNSLSSSQVKITVIDKKDWFMVGFAKLWIINGTRTFENSIGSLKELSKKEINFIKDEIVKIDLENKNVKTISQNIQYDYLIISMGAVLAPEKIPGLVENGLNLYDHNDLSEIHDKLQNIESGIIAISIMGMPYKCPPAPFEASLLIDSMLRKRGIRDSVEINFYSPAPITLPAAGAEVSKQILELVNSENIIFHNSSKIKSVESKKLIFENGQADFDLLLAIPPHTAPKIIYDSGLAKEPGFIPIDRDCKTSFENVFAIGDVTSLTVAETMAVPKAGVFAEGEGITVAKNIISKIQSKEESVLFDGKGGCFIESGRNTASVIEVDMFSKPKPSTNLTESTTENLSKKVEFEKERLEKWL